Genomic DNA from Pseudomonadota bacterium:
ACCGGACAGAGCGGTCTGGATGGGGCTTATGGCTTTAGTTTTGTACTTTAAACCTGATTTGATTGAATTTGCCGGGTACTATATTTCAGGAGTTTGTTTTTTTGTGTTCATGACCAGCGTGATTCGAATCAAAAAAATTATTTCTGACTCAAAAGGGAAGAAATATGAATCATATACATGGATAGGAAGATAAAATGAACTTTTATAAAAAAGTACTGCTTGCGTTAATTATTATGGTCTCGTTTTATTTGCTTGCCAGAAAAGATGATGTGGCTATGCTTTATGTAATGATCGGCATTGTGGGACTTTTAATGATTTTTTCGATAGTATACAGGTTGCTTGAAAGAAAAAAGTCACATATGGCTGAAGAAATAAAAAACCGAACGATAACATGGTGGTGGATGGTTGCGGTGTTCATGCTCGCATTAGCTTTTAACCGGATAGTATCTTTCGTGTTCTTAGGGTTTTTATGTTTCGCTGCATTGAGAGAATATTTTTCTCTTATACCTATGTCAGAGATTGTTGATTCAAAAACACTTTCATTTAAAGACCGTCCTTCAATACTGCTATGCTATATTTCTATTCCTCTAATGATATACCTTGCATATATTAAATGGTACGGCCTTTTCATAGTTGCAATTCCTGTGTATGTTTTTCTTTTAATACCAACACTTTTTGTGCTTCAAAACAGAACGGAAGGCAGTTTAAAGTCTATAGGGATAATAACGCTCGGCCTTATGTTTTTTGCGCATAACCTGGGCCATTGTCTGTTTATGATAAAC
This window encodes:
- a CDS encoding phosphatidate cytidylyltransferase, with protein sequence MNFYKKVLLALIIMVSFYLLARKDDVAMLYVMIGIVGLLMIFSIVYRLLERKKSHMAEEIKNRTITWWWMVAVFMLALAFNRIVSFVFLGFLCFAALREYFSLIPMSEIVDSKTLSFKDRPSILLCYISIPLMIYLAYIKWYGLFIVAIPVYVFLLIPTLFVLQNRTEGSLKSIGIITLGLMFFAHNLGHCLFMINIGPLLIMYCFVLTEVRDLLSYWLGKYFESFTTKLSDGTIKRFLECRVAKDISPNKTWAVGLFSSLLVSLLSLVFVPIMPEFNNGKLSFEYSLIIGFSIGIFGLIGDLVFSMVKRDLKSKDSGTILPGHGGIIDRVDSLVFTIPITFHLIFWMYF